A single Argentina anserina chromosome 7, drPotAnse1.1, whole genome shotgun sequence DNA region contains:
- the LOC126803011 gene encoding phosphoribosylamine--glycine ligase translates to MSCATLNLVGVASLPKRNGSARGISFRKPFLSFTQPLRRYCHLNGRGVSVSIACRARRPCISFCARTSAAVTEEEEEEERVIVLVVGGGGREHALCYALKRSPTCDAVFCAPGNVGISSSGVATCISDLDIFDSSAVISFCRKWGVGLVVVGPEAPLVAGLVNDLLKAGIHAFGPSSEAAALEGSKNFMKSLCDKYGIPTAKYRTFTDPSAAKEYIKEQGVPIVVKADGLAAGKGVIVAMNLDEAIEAVDSMLVNDAFGSAGCRVVIEEYLEGEEVSFFALVDGENAIPLESAQDHKRVGDGDTGPNTGGMGAYSPAPILTKELQDVVMKSIILPTVKGMLAEGCKFVGVLYAGLMIEKKSGSPKLIEYNVRFGDPECQVLMVRLESDLARVLLAACKGQLSGVSLEWSAGSAMVVVMASKGYPGPYEKGSVIVNLDEAENVAPSVVVFHAGTALDSDGNLIAAGGRVLGVTAKGRDLKEARERAYQGVEQINWPGGFYRRDIGWRALAPLKDNFVTGG, encoded by the coding sequence ATGAGTTGTGCAACTTTGAACCTGGTTGGAGTTGCTTCTCTGCCGAAACGCAACGGCAGCGCTCGCGGCATTAGCTTCCGAAAGCCTTTCCTATCGTTTACGCAGCCGCTGCGCCGCTATTGCCATCTCAATGGCAGAGGGGTGTCTGTTTCTATCGCCTGTCGTGCGCGGCGGCCGTGCATTTCCTTTTGTGCCAGAACTAGTGCTGCTGTtacggaagaagaagaagaagaagagagggtgATTGTTTTGGTTGTTGGTGGAGGGGGGAGGGAGCATGCTCTTTGCTATGCGTTGAAGCGTTCCCCTACTTGTGATGCAGTATTTTGTGCTCCTGGCAATGTTGGAATTTCCAGCTCTGGGGTCGCCACGTGTATTTCAGACCTTGACATCTTTGATAGCTCGGCTGTAATTTCCTTCTGCCGCAAATGGGGTGTGGGACTGGTTGTTGTTGGACCTGAGGCCCCTCTGGTTGCGGGGCTTGTGAATGATCTGCTTAAGGCTGGGATTCATGCTTTTGGTCCGTCGTCGGAGGCTGCTGCTTTGGAAGGATCCAAGAACTTTATGAAATCTTTGTGTGACAAATATGGAATTCCTACTGCTAAGTATCGGACatttactgacccatctgccGCAAAGGAATACATAAAAGAGCAAGGGGTACCTATTGTTGTTAAAGCAGATGGATTGGCTGCTGGAAAAGGTGTTATTGTTGCAATGAATTTGGATGAGGCTATTGAAGCTGTGGATTCAATGCTTGTAAACGACGCTTTTGGTTCTGCTGGTTGTCGTGTAGTTATTGAGGAATATttggaaggagaagaagtgTCTTTCTTTGCACTAGTCGATGGAGAGAATGCTATACCTCTGGAATCTGCTCAGGACCATAAACGGGTTGGGGATGGTGATACAGGACCTAATACTGGTGGAATGGGTGCATACTCACCTGCTCCCATCCTAACAAAAGAACTTCAAGATGTAGTCATGAAATCTATCATTCTCCCCACAGTGAAAGGAATGTTGGCAGAGGGCTGCAAGTTTGTTGGGGTTTTATATGCTGGGCTCATGATTGAGAAGAAGTCTGGATCACCTAAGCTAATTGAGTACAACGTCCGCTTTGGTGATCCAGAATGTCAGGTTTTGATGGTTAGGCTGGAGTCTGATTTGGCACGAGTTCTACTTGCTGCTTGTAAAGGACAGTTGAGTGGAGTGTCTTTGGAGTGGTCGGCTGGGTCAGCCATGGTGGTTGTAATGGCGAGTAAAGGATATCCAGGGCCATACGAGAAGGGAAGTGTGATTGTAAACCTTGATGAAGCAGAGAATGTTGCTCCATCAGTTGTTGTATTTCATGCTGGAACTGCATTAGATTCAGATGGAAACTTGATTGCTGCTGGGGGGCGTGTTCTTGGGGTGACTGCCAAGGGAAGAGATCTTAAAGAGGCACGGGAAAGGGCCTATCAAGGTGTTGAACAGATTAATTGGCCAGGAGGGTTTTACCGCCGTGATATAGGATGGAGAGCCCTTGCTCCTCTAAAAGACAATTTTGTAACTGGTGGCTAG